In the genome of Desertifilum tharense IPPAS B-1220, the window CGTCGCCCGGAAAAGTTGAGGGAATGGGTGCTAATTTCAACGTCAATGAGGGTGCCATCTTTTTTGCGATGACGCCAAATCCCTGCTTCAGTCATGCCTGGGGCGCGGTTGGCAACGGTTTCGACGAGTCGGGGAATGTCTTCGGGGGGACGAATGTCTTTAATGGACATGGAGAGAAATTCTGCTCGCGAGTAGCCGTAATGTTGGATGGCGGCTTGGTTGATGGCGAGGAATTGCAAGGTTTCTATGTCGTTAACCCACATGGGTTGAGGGTTGGACTCAAACAGGAGGCGATAGCGTTCTTCTGACTGGCGGAGGGCAACTTCGGCTTGTTTGCTGGCGGTGATGTCTTGGAAGTAGACGGAGAGACCTTCGGAGGAGGGGTAAACGCGGACGAGAAACCAGCCGTCGAGGGGGGGATAGAATTCGGTGAAGGTGACGCTGACTTGTTCGGTGAGGGCGCGGTGATACTGCGTGTAGAAGTCGTTTTTGATGGCTTCGGGAAATTCTTCCCAAAGATTTTTACCCAGCAATTCGTCTCGCTGGCGTTGCAGGAGGCGTTCGGCTTGGTGGTTGAGGTAGGTAAAGCGCCACTGACGATCTAAGGCGAAGAAGGCGTCGGTGATGCTTTCTAGGATGTTGGCAATTTGAATTCTAGCGGCGGTTTCGTCTGCGAGGCGTTGGAGGTGCTGGCTTTCTAGGCGTTTGCGTTCGGTGATGTCGCGGGCGATCGCATAGATGAGTCGATCTTCGATCAGGGGGCGCGCTTTCCACGCTAACCACCGATATTCGCCGTTTTTGGTGCGATAGCGGTTTTCAAAGTTGACGATCAGTTGGCCTTGGCTGAGTTGTTCTAAGGCTTGTGCGGTGCGATCGCGATCGTCGGGATGAACGAGATCGCTGACGGTTTGAGCTATAATTTCGGCCTGGGTGTAGCCGAGTCCGGTGGCGAAGGCTGAGTTAATGCGCTTGAATTCTCCGGCGAAGTTGACAACGCACAGGAGATCGAGGGAGAGGTTAAAAAAGCTTTCGAGTTCGGCTTGGGCTTGTTGTTTTTTCTGGGTGGTGCGATCGAGTTCGATGATGCGCCGCCGCAGTTCAAGTTGGGTAACGGCTTGTTTCCCTAGGGATTTAAGGGCGGAGAGTTGTTGGGGTTCGAGCGATCGCGCCACTCGATCGATGACGCATAAGGTGCCGACGACTGCCCCGCTAGGCGTCACGAGGGGAACGCCAGCGTAAAAACGAATGTAGGGGGCGCTGGTGACGTAGGGATTGTTTGCAAACCGCTCGTCCTCCAGGGCATCGGGTACTACCAGGATTTCCGGTTGCAGGATGGCGTAGGCGCAAAAGGCAACTTCTCTAGAGGTTCCCGATACGTCGATGCCAATTTTGGATTTAAACCATTGGCGATCGCAATCCATTAAACTGATCAAAGCAATGGGGGCTTGACAAATTTGAGCCGCAAGTTGAGTGAGGGCGTCAAAGTCTTCCTCTGGCGGTGTATCAAGAATGGCATATTGATAAAGAGCTGCTAATCTTGCTTCTTCATCGGGGGGTCGCGGAACCTGCATTGAAGCCTCTTCACTCCTTTGAGATAAGCACCCAACGAGCGATACGTCTTTGTATAGCACTCTACTGAATTAAGCGCCTTTTAGCTCTAGCTTATCGCGGACAACATCGAGACTGAAGGGAAAATCTCTCCGATTCTCAGCCGGATGCCCAAAATCTACTTTTGGGTAGGTTTTGGTTGTGAATCTATTGCTTTGGGCGATAAGGGAGACGATTACTGAGAACGCAACTCGCTTCAACTGCTGGCACGGAGGGCGGCAGTTGCTACGGCGTTTGGGTCTTCTTGAGCGCAGGACGCGGCAAGCGCAGTCAATCTGTAGCTTACATCAAGTTGGCGATCGCTGCGATCGCGGCCAAAATCAAAACGAGTAATGTTTTATACCGTTGAAAACTCTCAACCTCTTGGAGGGAGGCAGGAGCAGGCGGTTGAATTGGGTTAAATTTTCCAGAAATCGGCTGCCCAGATAACTCCGGCGTTTCTACCGCCATCAATTCTGGTTGTTCAGGCTCGGAAACTGAATTGTAGCGAACGCCACGATAAATCAGAATCATAAATCGCCTCACAGAACCAAACTGTAGAGAATGGAGGCGCGTTCCTTCGGGATTGCTCCCTACTTCCGTCTCTCCTGCACATTTAGAGAGATGAACGATTCAAGTCCGTGAAAATATTAACACATTCTGTTGAGAGTTGCGGGTACATTCTTACCAATCGCTTGTATTCTGGAAAGCAACCGCTTTGCACTCAAACTTGTTTTAGGGATACTGCTGCCAAAATTAATGATTGTGACACTTCAGCAGCAAGGATCGACCCACCCCTTGCGCGATCGCTCCGGGTTAAAAATCCGACGAAAACTGCTCGCCGCCACGCAGCGCCACATTCAAGAGCGACAAACTCAATCGCTCCATCAAGCCGTGCTGGCGACGCTTGGAACAGAACAAGCCGCTGCATCTGGGCAACTTCCCTGCGACTTAAGCGTTAAAATTGGCGGACGGCGGACGTTTACCCTCTCCCAAGAAGACCATTTAAACGAGCTTGTCGTTGAAAATAGCGGAATCTGGGCTATTTTAGGACAACCGGGAGCGGGAAAAACCGCACTCCTGTTAGATTTAGCCCGTTCTTTTGTCGTTCGCGCCCAAACGGATGAGCGCCAACCTATTCCGGTTCTCCTCGATCTCGTCGATTGGACGCCGCAGCAGGAATGGGAGCATTGGATTGCCCTTAAACTCCTTAAAACCTATCAACTCCCCCTAGACTATAGCCAAGCGTGGTTGAAGCAGGGTGAATTTTTACTGTTGCTTGATGGACTCGATTGTTTGGTTGTAGAGCAACAAGATCGATGCTTGCAGGCGATTCAATCGTTTCTAGAGTTGGTGGAAAACTCGCCCTCGTTGATTTTCTGCACCCGCTTGGAAGATTACCGCAGTTGTGAAACCAAACTGCAACTTAAGGGAGCGGTATTGCTGCAACCTTTAAGCTATGCTCAGATCCAAGACTACCTGATGAGCGCTCGCAGTCGGGAGTTGTGGCATAACCTAAAAAAAGATTCCCATCTGCTGAAGTTAGGGAACGCGCCGCTGCTGTTGAGCATGATGGCTCTCAGCTACGAGGAGATTTTGATTCACTCTTGGAAGCGGATTGAGAGCGATGAGCAACAATATCACTATTTACTGAATGCGTTTATCCGGCGGATGCTGGCGTTAGATATTCCCAGTCGCGACTACCGTCGGGGAAAAGAACCGCGTCCGGAGGTGACTCGCACCTGGTTAGCCATTTTAGCGCAGGCAATGGAGCGCGATCGCGCCTGTTTTTTCTGTCCCGAACAGCTTCAACCGAGTTGGCTTACCCGTCGGAGCGATCGCACCTTATACCGCTTTGGGGTAGGGTTGGGGATGGCGCTGATCTGTGCGGGGGTTGCAGGCGTTGCAGTTGGCGTTTTGGTGGGGTGGAATTATGGCGCAATTGTTGGAGCGATCGCGCTCTTGTTAGGCTTAGTGGCAGGATTGACGCAAAACACAGACCAAATTACCCTATCGGCTCAAGATCGCTTATGTTCGAGTACCCTGTGGCAAACCTTGATTAAGGTTCCGGGTTCGGCATTTGTGGTGGGGGTAATTGTCGGGCCGGCTTTGGGGTTAAGCTTGGGGATGGGTTTGCGCTATGGCCCTGCAATTGGGGCGCTTTGGGCGCTAGTGTGGTGCGTTCTGTTTGGCTTATTATGGGGGGCCGTACGCCTGCTGACTCCCGATATTGGCACAGTGCGATTGCCCAATCAAGGGATTAAACAGGCGGTGGCTATTGCGGGTGCGATCGCGCCTTTAGCGAGTTTAATTGTGGCCTTAGTCTGTGGCGTCGGTTTAGGTTTAGTCACAGAACCCAGTTTTGGCTTAACGGTGGGTTTAATTAGCGGCTTAGTCACCTGGTTTTTACTGGCGTTTGAAAGTCTAGTCGCCAGCATTCAACATTTAGTGCTGCGCCTGATTCTCGTCAAAAATCGCCAGCTTCCCTGGAACTATTCCCGCTTCCTCAACTATGCCACCCACCGCCACCTCTTACAGCGGGTGAACGGACGCTATCGCTTCATTCACGAACTGCTGCAAACTCATTTTTCAAGGGGTTAAAGACAAAACCTCAAGTGCCGTAACTAGCTCTTTGCTCAATTTCAGCAAGGGGCAACAACAGAGTTTCCTCAATTTCTTTTCGGACTGTAGGACTGACATGATGAGCGCGGTGCAAGCAATTTAGTAAAAATAAATTGGCATTCAAATACTGTTCAAGAAAGTCTTGAGATTGCCGATTAAATTGCCAGTCATGACCGATATTACGATGCTCAATCATCACGTTTCTTAATTGTGCTGTCCAATTCGCTCCGTTGATGTTCCACCATTGTTTGAACTCTTCTGGATTTTTCTTGGAATTAGGCAGTTGATGACTGAGGGTTTGAAGCGCTCGCCAGAGCTTACAAACTTCTTCTATTTTCTCTTTATAGAGAGGATTGAATGTCAATCCAAAGATATAATCGAAAGTGGGTTGTTGCTTTATAGGATAACAAAGAACAATCTTTATGAAGCGACACAAGGCTTGACGAATATCAAGCATACGATTAAAAGTAAAACCTAAGATTCGATCCAGTTCGCGGTCAAATAATAAGTCAAAGCTAGGCTGAAAATCTGGGTCAAAAATATAAGCAAAGTCAGAAGAATCAGCACGAGAGAGATCTAAGATATCAGCACGAGCGCGGGATAGATAAAAAACGCGAGTAGCCGAATGCTTACAGTCCGAATTTACAGAACAGGACTTTTGAGATACCCAAGTTAGAAGTTGTTGCAGATTTTCATCTGAAGCTGCCATCCAATCAATGTATTGCTTCATTGCCTGTAATAGAGAATCAGGTGTATCTATCATGTCTACAACTAGCAAAAATACTTCTCGCCAGCGCCGATCGGTAATATACCTGACAAAGCTTTTTTCTGTATCTAGTGTTAAGCGATCGATAATATTTTGAGCGGTTAGATATTCTTGAAAGGTTAAATGCGAGAAGGAATAAATTCGCCGCGCTCGTTCGACTAATAATCCATGTTGAGCCTCAATTGATTTTAATACAACCTCGCTATCTAGATTCACTTCATCCGGGCTAGTGAGGGTATCTGGTAAAGTCTGAAGATAATTAGCAATGAGTTGTTGAATTTGAGATTGTTCAAAAAAATAAATACCTTTTTCAAACGCGATCGCCGCTACCTGAACTAGTAATTGTTTTTTTCGAGCTAATGTTAACGAGAGATAAACCTCATCTCGGTAAATTCCTCTAGCTTTATCCCATCTTCTGAGTAATATATCTAATCCCTGTTCGTACAACTTGGCTCGGCTAGAGGGAAAATCAGCGTTTGCGTGAAACACTAAACAAGTTAAATTAAGCAAAATCGGCGTGACAGACAATTCTCGGATTGCCTCGTTTTCAGGACTTTGAAGTTTATTAGTAAATTTTGCTGCTAGAGCTTTCCCTGCGGAAGAATCATTTCCAGCAACAGCTACAAACCACTTTTGGGAAAAACTTTTAACTTGTTCTGAATTAAAGTCCGCAACTTCAACATCTGTGAATTCTTGGAATTGATGGCTAGAGGCAGCAATTCTACAAGTAATCGCGAAGTAATTTTGATGATAGCGAGTCACCCTACGAATTTCCCTGACAACTCGCTCGCTATCAAATTCGGCTACTTCATCTAAACCATCCAGTAAAATTACAGTTTTGCCTGTCTCGATCAGTTGATGAGCAATCTCAGGTTTAATTTTACTAATGCTCAAATTTTGAATGAGATATTTTAATAAATTGAATTCACCTTTGTCATGAGCATCTTCAGCAAATTCTTTAAGTTTAATAAATAATGGAACGCGCTGCGGCTCAAACTTTCCTTCACTACACTGAATTGCAATATGTTGTAAAAAGGTTGTTTTACCTGCTCCGGGTTTACCCAATATCATTAATTTTCGATATCGCGACAGGGCATCTAACCCACAAACTCTAGCCTGCCGCACTTTACTCAGTCCAAGTCGGTCAAAACGATTCAATATTGGGTTAAAGTCTTTGACTAACTCAGACATATCTCGCCATTGCTGACTGTTAAGTTGCTCTAAAACATTAACTTCAGTAAAGATATCAGTCAGGGCGATCGCTCTAGAAATATCCAACATTCGCAAAGTGCCGCATTGATATTGGATTTGAGCTTGGCAATCAAGACGAGCTTGCTGGATGATGGCTTCGATCGCAAGATTCTCAGCACTATTATTGTGTACTTTCTCTTCACCGATTGCGATCTCTTGCCAATCTAGGTCTAAAGCTTGACAAATGTTAACAAAATTTGGGTAATCAACAGGTTTGCCGCTAAAAAACTTCATTACTGTCGAGCGACTTAATTGGACTTCCTTGGCTAAATCTTCGCGGCTCTGCGCTTTGTTCGTCAGTGCGGTTAAGGCGTATCTAATTCCTGCCTCTGACGCTTTGCGCGATCGCTCTCCTTGATTTACCATAGCTCAAACCTAAAAACTGTATAAAGTTTAACCCCTAAATTTAAAAGTCATACCGAAGTCAGACCAAACACAACCCTTACAGGGACTGTATTGGAGTTGGTTAGATTGCTAATATTCACCTTAAGTAAAGCTTAATCAACTTTGACTTAAAAGTTTGAGCGAGCTAGCCACAAATATTGTCGAGTTGGCAATAAATCTTCAACAGACTCCCCGCAAACTTGACATTCAGAGTTTAAACAGCAGTACAAAACTTTAAACTCTTGGTTTCGATCGCTCATCGCTTTCTTGTGCTGACGTGTAACGCAGAATTTACTCTCGTTAAGGAGAAATTGCAATGGTTACTAGAAATCAATTATCGATAGCTACTGCGACTTTCATCGTTTTAAGTTCTTTCATACCCGCAAAAGCTTTAGCGTTTAGCATCATCTCTGAGGTATTTGGTTCTCCTACCCCAAGAAATATTAACGGGCAAAGCTTACAAAACGGTGATTTTTTAATTACACCGATTCAACCTCACGTTACTTGGCTAGGGGACGGTATTGACGAAGTCACTTCTTGGAGTTTTGACTTTACAGATCACCCAAACTACGGAACCTTTACCCCTTCAACCAAATTAGCCTCAGCATTGCTGACTTTGACCCTTACTCCAAAAAGTGGTTTACTAATAACAGATACTATGGGTATTACAGGTCTCAAAAGCATAAATGTACCGAATATACCTGGACTACCTGCTTTGCACCAAAAAGGGACGATAACGCTGAACTTATTTGATTATGGGTTTACCTCCCAAGAAATTATGGGGGTTCTAACTGCTAACAACGGCATTATCCCGTGGGGTTATCAAGATGACTCCATTCTGTCTTACGCAAAACTTGAGCTAGAAGCTGTTCCCGAACCTGCCTCGGTATTTGGTCTATTAACTGTGGGTGCTTTCGGGGTTGCTGGATTGAAACGCAAACAAAAAACCGCGTAATCTTGGAAATTGAGTTGGACTACAAACCCGTTTGTTGGAAACAGACGGGTTTTTACTGCTTGAGAAACTCAGCAATTCGACTGACTGCGGTTTCTAGGATGGGGGGTTCGTGGACGAGGGCGAAACGGACGTAGCCTTCGCCTGATTTGCCGAAGCCTCTACCGGGGGCAACGGCGACGCCTGTAGCTTCTACGAGTTGCGTGGCGAATTCGATGGAATTATTGGACCAGGGTTCGGGGAGTTTTGCCCATATATACATGGTGGCGGGGGGCGTTTCGACCGACCAGCCGATGCGGTTGAGGGCGGCGATAAAGGCGTCGCGACGCTGGCGGAAGGTGGCTACTGTTTGCTGTACGTTGTCTTGCGGGCCGGTTAAGGCAGCGATCGCCCCGTTTAAAATACCGCGATATTGGTTAAAGTCGATGGCGGCTTTGATTTGCCGCAAAGCCAAAATTAACTGGGCATTGCCAATGGCATAACCGACGCGGAACCCGCCCATACTATAGGATTTGGATAGGGTGAAGAATTCAATGGAAACTGATTTTTCCGGATCGGCTTGCAAAATGGAAGGGGCGAGGGAGAGGCGATCGCCCCCAAAGACTAGATCGACGTAGGGGAAGTCATGGACTAATACTAGGTTGTGGCGCTGGCAAAAGGCGACGGCTTCTTGAAAGAAGGATAAGGGCGCGATCGCCGTTGTGGGGTTATGGGGATAACTTAAGACCATCATCTTCGCCTGGGCGAGGACCGCCTCTGGGATATCGGCGAAGACGGGGAGAAATTGGTTTTCCGCCCGTAAGGGCATGGGGTAAATTTGACCGCCTGCAAGATACACCCCACCCGCATGAGAAGGATAGCCTGGATCTTGTAAGAGGGCGAAATCCCCTGGATTTAACAAAGCAAGGGGGAGATGGGCTGTTCCTTCTTGGGAACCAATGAGAGGCAGAACCTCGGTTTCAGGATCGACTGCAATGCCGAATTTTTGCAAATACCACGCTTGCACGGCTTCGCGGAAGTTGCGGGTGCCATGAAACAGCAGGTAGCCGTGGGTGCTGGGATCGGTCAGCGAATGGGCGATCGCATCGGTAATCTGACTCGCCGCCGCTAAGTCTGACGATCCGAGGGACAGATCGATTAAATCGCGTCCTTTGGCTCTCGCTTTTGCCTTAGCACGATCCATATCAGCAAAAACGTTGGCTTGTAAGGGTTGGAGACGTTCGGCAAATTGCATAGTTTCGCTCTTCGGTTCGGGGATGGGGCGCAATTGCTCCCGGCGATGCTAGGCGGAAAGGTGGGCGTCGAGCAACTCGGCAAGTTGTTGGCGCGCGATCGCGCCTTCGCGTTGCTCGATGAGTTGACTGTTTTGAAATAGCCTCAGTGCCGGAATCCCTTCTACTTTATATTTTTTGACGGTTTCTGGGTTGGGATCGACTTCGAGTTTAACAACTTTGAGGCGATCGCCATAATGCTCGGCCGCCCATTCAATGGACGGCTTGACGAGCCGACACGGCCCGCACCAATCAGCCCAGAAGTACACTAAAACAAATTGGTCGGCTTGCAAAACTTCGCTTTCAAATTGGGCATCGTTAATTTCAGAAACACTACTCATAACCATTACCATTTCACCAAGACAAACCATTCCCTAGTTTACGCTGAGGATTGCCAGGGAATGGCGAGATTGGGCTAAATTGAGTTAGCGCGATCGCCCAATAGATCTTCTGTTCGCAAATTGCTTCTCTTGTCTACCCTGAAAGTACGGATTTTTGCCTGTATCTTAAAATCTTAATTTTTTCCGTGAAGCTACGATGAATTTTTAGGATTTTATGTTAAGATATGGTTTAATTCGGTGTTTGTACTGAAGTCCCACTCGCCTTCCTGCGGGCCAGGTTGGGGTGTTCGTTATTTTCAAGAATTATACCTCTGGGTCGCGCTGCACGGGTTTGACAAGCCAGTAGAGCAGCGAGGGTTGCTTGTCCATTGCACTCATACCTCCCCTAGACATCGATCGCCTTTTCAGGGTGTTTGCCATGACCATTATCCGTGAAGTTGTTCAACAAGCATTACAAAGCGGTTATTTAACGGTCGCAGCCGAAAACAAATTGCGACAGCTTCTTGCTCAACC includes:
- a CDS encoding NACHT domain-containing NTPase, translating into MIVTLQQQGSTHPLRDRSGLKIRRKLLAATQRHIQERQTQSLHQAVLATLGTEQAAASGQLPCDLSVKIGGRRTFTLSQEDHLNELVVENSGIWAILGQPGAGKTALLLDLARSFVVRAQTDERQPIPVLLDLVDWTPQQEWEHWIALKLLKTYQLPLDYSQAWLKQGEFLLLLDGLDCLVVEQQDRCLQAIQSFLELVENSPSLIFCTRLEDYRSCETKLQLKGAVLLQPLSYAQIQDYLMSARSRELWHNLKKDSHLLKLGNAPLLLSMMALSYEEILIHSWKRIESDEQQYHYLLNAFIRRMLALDIPSRDYRRGKEPRPEVTRTWLAILAQAMERDRACFFCPEQLQPSWLTRRSDRTLYRFGVGLGMALICAGVAGVAVGVLVGWNYGAIVGAIALLLGLVAGLTQNTDQITLSAQDRLCSSTLWQTLIKVPGSAFVVGVIVGPALGLSLGMGLRYGPAIGALWALVWCVLFGLLWGAVRLLTPDIGTVRLPNQGIKQAVAIAGAIAPLASLIVALVCGVGLGLVTEPSFGLTVGLISGLVTWFLLAFESLVASIQHLVLRLILVKNRQLPWNYSRFLNYATHRHLLQRVNGRYRFIHELLQTHFSRG
- a CDS encoding LL-diaminopimelate aminotransferase: MQFAERLQPLQANVFADMDRAKAKARAKGRDLIDLSLGSSDLAAASQITDAIAHSLTDPSTHGYLLFHGTRNFREAVQAWYLQKFGIAVDPETEVLPLIGSQEGTAHLPLALLNPGDFALLQDPGYPSHAGGVYLAGGQIYPMPLRAENQFLPVFADIPEAVLAQAKMMVLSYPHNPTTAIAPLSFFQEAVAFCQRHNLVLVHDFPYVDLVFGGDRLSLAPSILQADPEKSVSIEFFTLSKSYSMGGFRVGYAIGNAQLILALRQIKAAIDFNQYRGILNGAIAALTGPQDNVQQTVATFRQRRDAFIAALNRIGWSVETPPATMYIWAKLPEPWSNNSIEFATQLVEATGVAVAPGRGFGKSGEGYVRFALVHEPPILETAVSRIAEFLKQ
- a CDS encoding co-chaperone YbbN — encoded protein: MSSVSEINDAQFESEVLQADQFVLVYFWADWCGPCRLVKPSIEWAAEHYGDRLKVVKLEVDPNPETVKKYKVEGIPALRLFQNSQLIEQREGAIARQQLAELLDAHLSA
- a CDS encoding PEP-CTERM sorting domain-containing protein; this encodes MVTRNQLSIATATFIVLSSFIPAKALAFSIISEVFGSPTPRNINGQSLQNGDFLITPIQPHVTWLGDGIDEVTSWSFDFTDHPNYGTFTPSTKLASALLTLTLTPKSGLLITDTMGITGLKSINVPNIPGLPALHQKGTITLNLFDYGFTSQEIMGVLTANNGIIPWGYQDDSILSYAKLELEAVPEPASVFGLLTVGAFGVAGLKRKQKTA
- a CDS encoding NACHT domain-containing NTPase, giving the protein MVNQGERSRKASEAGIRYALTALTNKAQSREDLAKEVQLSRSTVMKFFSGKPVDYPNFVNICQALDLDWQEIAIGEEKVHNNSAENLAIEAIIQQARLDCQAQIQYQCGTLRMLDISRAIALTDIFTEVNVLEQLNSQQWRDMSELVKDFNPILNRFDRLGLSKVRQARVCGLDALSRYRKLMILGKPGAGKTTFLQHIAIQCSEGKFEPQRVPLFIKLKEFAEDAHDKGEFNLLKYLIQNLSISKIKPEIAHQLIETGKTVILLDGLDEVAEFDSERVVREIRRVTRYHQNYFAITCRIAASSHQFQEFTDVEVADFNSEQVKSFSQKWFVAVAGNDSSAGKALAAKFTNKLQSPENEAIRELSVTPILLNLTCLVFHANADFPSSRAKLYEQGLDILLRRWDKARGIYRDEVYLSLTLARKKQLLVQVAAIAFEKGIYFFEQSQIQQLIANYLQTLPDTLTSPDEVNLDSEVVLKSIEAQHGLLVERARRIYSFSHLTFQEYLTAQNIIDRLTLDTEKSFVRYITDRRWREVFLLVVDMIDTPDSLLQAMKQYIDWMAASDENLQQLLTWVSQKSCSVNSDCKHSATRVFYLSRARADILDLSRADSSDFAYIFDPDFQPSFDLLFDRELDRILGFTFNRMLDIRQALCRFIKIVLCYPIKQQPTFDYIFGLTFNPLYKEKIEEVCKLWRALQTLSHQLPNSKKNPEEFKQWWNINGANWTAQLRNVMIEHRNIGHDWQFNRQSQDFLEQYLNANLFLLNCLHRAHHVSPTVRKEIEETLLLPLAEIEQRASYGT